Proteins found in one Zea mays cultivar B73 chromosome 1, Zm-B73-REFERENCE-NAM-5.0, whole genome shotgun sequence genomic segment:
- the LOC100284273 gene encoding uncharacterized protein LOC100284273, which produces MRAPAGGASATALAAAMNIKQPLHGASTLFALLSLSLLLLRLLLRLRLAAFRDAALSLHLLARLRLRPVLLCLPSACHDGGAGAGATTLRVWCPAAPSSKPPLLLLHGFGGDAKWTWARNLPRLSRHFHVYVPDLVFFGAQSRSASPLRSVAFQARCAAEAMRLLGVPRYDVAGISYGGFVAYRMAAAEARDAVGRLVIMTTGVAATPGEMRAMAAREDRTVEDALLPDTAEGLRFLVRRSMHRPPPWMPDFVLDDFIQLMYVDQKRERAELLHELLKTGAGFDPLPVLTQETLIIWGDKDQVFPVDLGHRLHRLLGERSRLEIVRDAGHALQLEGADHVNRSIKSFLLDERVGPGAGAGRK; this is translated from the exons ATGCGCGCGCCGGCGGGCGGTGCCAGTGCCACCGCGCTCGCGGCGGCCATGAACATTAAGCAGCCGCTGCACGGCGCATCGACGCTGTTCGCGCTGCTCTCCCTCTCGCTGCTCCTCCTCCGCCTGCTCCTCCGGCTCCGCCTGGCCGCCTTCCGCGACGCGGCGCTGTCGCTCCACCTGCTGgcgcgcctccgcctccgccccGTCCTCCTCTGCCTCCCGTCAGCCTGCCACGacggcggcgccggcgccggcgccaccACGCTGCGCGTCTGGTGCCCCGCCGCCCCATCCTCCAAGCCGCCGCTGCTCCTCCTCCACGGCTTCGGCGGGGACGCCAAGTGGACGTGGGCGCGCAACCTCCCGCGCCTGTCCCGCCACTTCCACGTGTACGTGCCGGACCTCGTGTTCTTCGGCGCGCAGTCCCGGTCCGCGTCGCCGCTGCGCTCCGTGGCGTTCCAGGCCCGCTGCGCCGCCGAGGCCATGCGCCTCCTCGGCGTGCCCCGCTACGACGTCGCGGGGATCAGCTACGGCGGCTTCGTCGCCTACCGGATGGCCGCCGCCGAGGCCAGGGACGCCGTGGGCAGGCTCGTCATCATGACCACCGGCGTCGCGGCCACGCCCGGGGAGATGCGGGCGATGGCGGCGCGCGAGGACCGCACCGTCGAGGATGCGCTGCTGCCGGACACCGCCGAGGGGCTGCGCTTCCTCGTAAGACGCTCCATGCATCGCCCCCCGCCTTGGATGCCGGACTTCGTGCTTGACGACTTCATCCAG CTCATGTACGTGGACCAGAAAAGGGAAAGGGCAGAGTTGCTGCACGAACTGCTCAAGACCGGAGCTGGCTTCGACCCCCTCCCGGTTCTTACCCAG GAAACACTGATCATCTGGGGCGACAAAGACCAGGTGTTCCCCGTCGACCTCGGCCACAGGCTGCACAG GCTTCTGGGCGAGAGGTCCAGGCTAGAGATCGTCAGGGACGCAGGGCACGCGCTGCAGCTGGAGGGCGCCGACCACGTCAACCGCTCCATCAAGTCGTTCCTCCTGGACGAGCGGGTCGgcccgggagccggcgcgggccgcaAGTAG